The genomic region GTTGCCGCGCGTGAACGGGAACGTACCCGGGGGTGGGATCGATTCGGCTGGCGGGAGATCGGCGGGCCCGTAGCTCTCGGCCAGCGGGATCCCGGCCTCGCTGCGCACCGCGCCGTCCCCCATCACCACGGTCGATTCTGCTTCGGCGTCCCGGCCATCCGGCCACGCCTCCGCTTCATCTCCATGTCAGCGAGCGTAACGGAAATGACCGAAGTCGAGAAGGGCGCCTACGAAATCTGAGAGTGGTATTCTCGCCCGTGATGGGCAACCCCGCGACGCGGACGTCGGGTGACGTGCGGGTCGAGATCAAAGCCGGCGTCGCCGTCGTCACCATCGACCGACCCGAAGCGCGCAACGCGATCAGCCTCGGGACCGCCGATGAGCTCGATGCGAGCCTCGACAAGATCGAGGCGGCGGACGCGGCAGTAGTCGTGATCCGCGGCGGTGGCGACCGGGCGTTCGTCTCGGGCGGCGACCTCAAGGAGCTCAGCGCCATCCGCACCCACGCCGACGCCGTCGGCATGGCCAGTCGCATCCGGCGTCTGCTGGATCGGATCGCCACCTTCCCAGTGCCGGTGGTCGCAGCATTGAACGGGCACGCCATGGGCGGCGGCGCCGAGGTCGCCATCGCGGCCGACATCCGCATCGCCGCCGACGATGTGAAGATCGGCTTCAACCAGG from Acidimicrobiia bacterium harbors:
- a CDS encoding enoyl-CoA hydratase/isomerase family protein: MGNPATRTSGDVRVEIKAGVAVVTIDRPEARNAISLGTADELDASLDKIEAADAAVVVIRGGGDRAFVSGGDLKELSAIRTHADAVGMASRIRRLLDRIATFPVPVVAALNGHAMGGGAEVAIAADIRIAADDVKIGFNQVALGIMPAWGGAERLAHVIGRGRALLAIATGELYDAPAAHRLGLVDIVVPRASFDDEWRKLARAMAASAPGTTRAVKAVIGASAPAAHPELEADATDAFARLWTADAHWAAVDAMEQKRRTG